In Labrys monachus, the genomic stretch GATTCCATGAAGAAGGCGACAGCGACCAGCCAGGGAAGGAGCTGCTTGCTCGATGCGGGGGATGGTAGCGGGGGCACGTCGATGGCACGGCTCCGGGGAGGTCTGTCGCCTGTCCCCTACGCATAGGTCAGGCGTGGCAGCGCCGAAAGCGAAATCTGCCGATCCTCGGCTGCTCCGGGCCGAGGCGATGCTGTACCTGCGTGAGGCAACGCCGATCCCCGATCGTTGCCGGGAAGCGGCTGCTTCCGCCGGCGGTCCCGTGTCTACACCGCTCCCTCGCAGGGCGCAGCGCGCACGGGATGGCCCCGGATCTTCAGCTGCGGCGCCCCGAGGGGGATCGGAGCGCGGAGCCGCCTATGGCGACGACGCGTCGATCGGCACGAGCTTGGTCACCCTGTTCGGATTGGGCTCGGCCAGATAGAGCGAGCCGTCCGGGCCGCCCCAGATGCCATGCGCGACGTTGAGCACGGGCCGGCACCGGCCGAGCCGCTCGCCGGCCGGCGACAGCAGGGTCAGCGAGGGCACGAGGTCGGTGACGTAGAGGCGGTCGTCATCGTCGCCCCAGATGTCCATCGGCTTCTCGAAGCCGTGCCAGATATCGAGGAGCGCTCCGTCGGCCGAAAAGACCTGCAGCCGATTGTTCTCCCGATCGGCGACGACGACGCGGCCGTCGCGCATCACCCAGACGGCATGCGGGGTCATGAACTGGCCGGGGCCGTCGCCCTGGCTGCCCCATCTCTGCAGCAGCGCGCCGTCCGGGGCAAAGCGATGGATGCGGGCGTTGGCATAGCCGTCCGCGACATAGAGGGTGCCGTCGGCGGCCTGCGCCACGTCGGTCGGATGGTTGAAAGGTTCGTTGGGCCGATGCCGGCCGCCGATGCCACCGACCCGCCGGCCGTCCCGACAGAGGATCACCTCATGCGCGTCGCGGTCGACCACGAAAAGGATGCCGTCCCGGCCGGGGGCCAGCATATGGGCGTCCATGACGAGATCGTCGCCCCAGGCGCCGATCGGCTCGCCGGCGGGATCGAAGACGAACACCGCCTTGTCGTCCCCGTCCACCAGGCCGTCGCGGCGCACGAGGACGTGGACGTTGCCGCCGGCATCGACCGCAACATCCGTCACGCTGCCCTGCGCCGGCCTCAGGCCCCCGAAGGGGCGCTCGACGCGGTAGGTCTGGGGCCCCAGGGCCACTCGAAGTTGCCGATCCATGCCAATGCCTGCCTATTCTTTGAGCTGTGCCGAAGCCCTGCACCGGGCCGCCGGCCTGCGTTGTAGAAAGCGCTTTCTATATCCCGGCGGCCCACGCCGCCCATGCGCCCCCGAGGCGCCGGGACGACGAGGAGCCTAGCCGATTCCTGACATGTTTTGAGGCGCCCATGCCCAAAATTTGATGTCGACTTGTCGGCGTGCCGCAACCCATAGTTTTGCCGTTCTGCCCTCAAACGCGGCAGGAAAACGCTTTCTTGGCTTGCAGATGCCCGTCCTACTCCAAGGTTTGACCTCGCTGACCGATCCTGTCGACCGCGATATCGCCGTCGACCTGCCGGGCCTTGCCGGCGAGACGGTGAGGCTCGACGCCCGCGGCTGGCTCGCATGTCCCTCCCTGTACGATGCGGATACGTTCCTGCCGCTGGACGGCGGCGGCCTGCGGGACGGCGATGTCGAGACCGCCCTTCGCGGCGGCGTGTCGACCCTCAATTGCAGCGTGGACTGGCATCGCTTCACCGATCCGCGCGAGCGCGGCCCGCTCCTGTCGCTGGCCGGGTGCAGCCGCCTGCCCTCGGTGCGCCTGCTTCCGACGGCGCCCCCCGACGGCGACAATTCCGGATTTCCGGCATGGCTCGCCGGCTTTGCCGGCGAGGCGGCCGACCTGCCGGTGCTGAAGGCCTGCAAGCTCTATGCCCGCGCGCCGGACTTCGCGCGCAACCTGGAGGCCGTGTGGAGCGCCGGATGGCTGGCCATGGTCTTCGTGCAGGATGCGCGGATGGTGGCGGATCTCGCCGAGTCCGGCGGCAGGATCTGCTTCCGCCATGCGACCTCGGTCGACGACGTCGCCGCCATGCGCGGCTCGAGACAGGGCACCCGCATCGCCACCTCGCCGCAGTATCTCCTGCCGCTCCCGGCCGATACCCGCCGGAACCTCGTGGTGCGGCCTTCGCCGCTTAGCGATGAGATCAGGGCGCCCTTCGCCAGGGACGTCCTGTCGCTCGTCGACGTGATCGCCACCGATCACGTCGCGCCCGGCGCGACGGCGGGACCGGGCCTGCGCCTGCAGCAGCATTTCCTGCCCGCGCTTCTCGCGCTCGCCGAACGGGAAGGGCTCGACAAGGCGGCCCTGCTCGACAAGGCGGGCGCCTCCGCCGCGGCGGTCTTCGGGGCGGAGCACCGTGACGGCGTGGCGATTCTCGCGCCGCGCAGCGCCGGCGGCACGGCGCCGGAGATCCGCGATCCCGAACGCGAGCCGTTCTCCGCCGCCCTCTTCACCCATGAAGTGGTGGCGATCGTCTCCGGCGGGAGCGCCGCCGCAACGCCGGCCTTCGGCAAATTCATCCGATAACAAAGGGGAACCAAGATGATAGGACGCCTACTCGCCTCTCTCACGCTCGGCCTGGCCGCCGGCCTGTTGCTCTCGCAGCTGCCGGTCAAGGCGGCCGAGCTGCCGACCGTCGAGGCGTTCGGCAAGACGCCGGAATGCGCCGCGCTGCGGACCAAATATCCTGCCCTCACCGGCAAGAAGCTCACCATCGGCCTCGGCGGCTATACGGTCGGCTTCGAGGCGCCCAGCGCCGCCGACCCGACCGTCATCGAAGGCCTCGACCCCGACCTCATCAATTACATGAGCGCCTGCCTGGGCTTCACCTACGAATTCCAGAACGGATCCTTCAACGTCCTGCTGACCTCGATCACCAGCGGGCGGGCCGATATGGGCCCCTCGCTCTACGTCACCGACGTGCGCCGCAAGCAGGTCGCCTTCATCTCGAACTTCGCGGTCATCGACGGCTCGGTGGTGCGCAAGGGCGAGGCGCACAAGATGACATCGCTCGACAGCCTGTGCGGCGCCACGGTGGCGGCGGCAGCCGGCACCTATGAAGCCGTCAATCTCGTTCCACCGCAGTCGGAGAAGTGCAAGGCGGCGGGCAAGCCCGAGGTCAACCTGCTGCTCGTCCAGAACACCGACAACAGCGTGCAGGCCGTGCAGAGCGGCCGGGCCGACATCTATCTGACCGCGCTGTCCGACGCCAACGCCCTGGCCAAATCCGCCTCGGGCCTCGAGAACGCCTTCTCGATCGACCTGCCGATCCTCAACGGCTTCCCGATCGCCAAGGAGAACACGCTGATGCGCGGGGCGGTGCTCGATGCGATGAAGGCGATCCAGGCGCAGGGCATCGAGAAGGTCCTGCTGGCGAAATGGGGCCAGGGCGCGGAGTCCGAGCGTCCCGCCGAAGACAAGGAGTGACGGCGAAGACGAGGCGAAGCGCCGGCATCCACGAGGAAGAGGCATGGAAGCGTTCTTTCACTACCTGACCCTGCCCTTCCTGCTGGAAGGCTGCCTGATCGTCGTCGCCCTGATGGTGCTGTCCCTTCTCGGCGGCCTGGTCGTCGGCCTCGGCCTGGCGCTGGCGAGCGATTCGAAGCGCTGGTGGCTGCGCTATCCCGTGCGCGCCTATATCTACATCATCCGCGGAACGCCCCAGCTCCTCCAGCTCATCCTGCTGTTCAACGTGCTGCCGCAGGCCGGCATCTATCTCAGCGCGTTCACGAGTGCGCTGCTCGCCCTCACCATCAACGAGACCGCCTTCTGCGCGGAGATCATCCGCGGCGGCATCGGCTCGGTCGACCGCGACCAGCGCATGGCGGCGGAGGCCTTCGGCTTCTCCCGCGGGACGGAACTCTTCGTCATCGTCCTGCCCCAGGCCCTGCGCGCCATCATCCCGACCCTCGGCAACGAAGCCGTCGGCCTGCTGAAATCGACCTCGCTCGCCTCCGTGGTCGGCGTCAACGAGCTGACGCTGCGCAGCCAGACCATCGTTTCGCAGAATTTCGAGTTCCTGCCGGTGCTCGTCGCCTCCGGCACGATGTATATCGTCATGTCGACGGTGCTGGCCTGGGGGCAGCAATATATGGAGCAGCGCTTCAGCCTGGCGGAGAAGGCCAGGCGCGGCGCGGTCCGCCCGCTCCCGAAAGCCGGCGCCGGCCTGCCCGCGGAAACGCCGCCTCTCGACGTCCCCGCCCCTCGGGCCGCAGACCTGCAGACGGCCGGGACGCTGCTGGCCTTCGAAGGCATCCATATCGGCTATCGCGGCGTCGAGGTCATCAAGGGCGTCGACCTGCGCATCCGAGCGGGCGAGGTGGTCGCGCTGCTCGGGCGTTCCGGTTCCGGCAAGAGCACGCTGCTGAAATCGGTCCTCGCGCTGACCACGCCGACCGCCGGCCGCATCCTGGTCGCCGGCAAGCCGATCGGGTCGGCGGGGACCGGACGGCCTTTGCCCTATCGGAAGCTCGTCCAGGCCCGCGCCGCTGCCCGGATCGGCATGGTGTTCCAGAACTTCGCCCTCTTCGGACATCTCACCGCGCTCGAGAACGCCATGTCCATCCCG encodes the following:
- a CDS encoding 6-bladed beta-propeller codes for the protein MALGPQTYRVERPFGGLRPAQGSVTDVAVDAGGNVHVLVRRDGLVDGDDKAVFVFDPAGEPIGAWGDDLVMDAHMLAPGRDGILFVVDRDAHEVILCRDGRRVGGIGGRHRPNEPFNHPTDVAQAADGTLYVADGYANARIHRFAPDGALLQRWGSQGDGPGQFMTPHAVWVMRDGRVVVADRENNRLQVFSADGALLDIWHGFEKPMDIWGDDDDRLYVTDLVPSLTLLSPAGERLGRCRPVLNVAHGIWGGPDGSLYLAEPNPNRVTKLVPIDASSP
- a CDS encoding amino acid ABC transporter permease/ATP-binding protein; amino-acid sequence: MEAFFHYLTLPFLLEGCLIVVALMVLSLLGGLVVGLGLALASDSKRWWLRYPVRAYIYIIRGTPQLLQLILLFNVLPQAGIYLSAFTSALLALTINETAFCAEIIRGGIGSVDRDQRMAAEAFGFSRGTELFVIVLPQALRAIIPTLGNEAVGLLKSTSLASVVGVNELTLRSQTIVSQNFEFLPVLVASGTMYIVMSTVLAWGQQYMEQRFSLAEKARRGAVRPLPKAGAGLPAETPPLDVPAPRAADLQTAGTLLAFEGIHIGYRGVEVIKGVDLRIRAGEVVALLGRSGSGKSTLLKSVLALTTPTAGRILVAGKPIGSAGTGRPLPYRKLVQARAAARIGMVFQNFALFGHLTALENAMSIPRWVQRLASNEAAHRGRVALIKVGLAGFADRLPHELSGGQQQRVGIARALAGDPQLLLFDEPTSALDPELVGEVNQTIRSLAHTGITMLLSTHDIGFAASVADRIVFLDGGRIAEEGGPDILARPATPALASFLRHMPAEEGRGEPEVALPVSIGQSAGAER
- a CDS encoding transporter substrate-binding domain-containing protein — its product is MIGRLLASLTLGLAAGLLLSQLPVKAAELPTVEAFGKTPECAALRTKYPALTGKKLTIGLGGYTVGFEAPSAADPTVIEGLDPDLINYMSACLGFTYEFQNGSFNVLLTSITSGRADMGPSLYVTDVRRKQVAFISNFAVIDGSVVRKGEAHKMTSLDSLCGATVAAAAGTYEAVNLVPPQSEKCKAAGKPEVNLLLVQNTDNSVQAVQSGRADIYLTALSDANALAKSASGLENAFSIDLPILNGFPIAKENTLMRGAVLDAMKAIQAQGIEKVLLAKWGQGAESERPAEDKE